From the Comamonas antarctica genome, the window GCTCGGCAGCGCACACCGCAAGCCAAGAAGGCACGCCGAAACCCCGGCACCCGGCTAGCGAAAGCGCACGATACGGCCCGAACCGCTCGCGGACGCCGAACTGCCGGCGTCCGCGGCCGGGTCCGGCCCGCTATAGACCGCGCGCGGGCGTATCAGCTGGCCCGAAGCGCGCTGCTCCAACGCATGCGCGATCCAGCCCACCGTGCGGCCCAGCGCAAAGACCGCGAACGCCGCCCCGGGCGGCAGGCGCCAGCTGCGCTGCAACGCCACCAGCGCATAGTCCAGGCTGGGCAGCAGGCCGGCGTGCGCGTAAACCTGGTCGATCAGACGCTCGCGCCCCGGGTCGGGCGGCAACTGCTGCAGTATTGCCTGGGCGCGCGGATCGCCCTGGGGATAGAGCGGGTGGCCAAAGCCGGTGAAGCCGGCGGGCGCATGGCCCGAGCGGGCATCCCTGAGCAGCAGCGCGAGCGAGGGCGCCAGCGTGCTCTGGGCATGCCATGCCTCCCATTGCCGGTCGATCTGCCGCGTGACACCGCCATGCATTGGGCCGGACAGTGCGGCCAGGCCGGCGCCCACGCAGGCCTGCAGGCTCGCGCCCGTGGAGGCCACCACGCGCGTCGCGAAGCTCGAGGCATTGAACTCATGGTCGGCGCACAGCACCAGCGCGCGGCGCAGGCTGCTGGCGCCCGGGGCATCCAGGCGCCAGCGCTGCGCGAGGTGCTCATGTGCCGGCTGTGAGCTCTCATGGGATGGCGCGCCCAGCAGTGCGGTGGCCATGGCCTGGAGCAAGGCCTGCGGCTGGTCGGGCTGCGCCTGCGCATGCCAGGCCGCCAGGATGCAGGCGAAATCCGGCAGGCTGGCTGGCCTGTGGCCAGCCGGGGGCGCCACTGCCGCGTGATCCACCGCCGGGCGCGGCTCGAATGCGACGCCTTGCCACATCCATTCAGCGGTCTGTTCGAGGCTTGCGTGTTCCGCCCACTGCAGCGCGTCGCGGCCGCGGTAATAAAGGCGCCCGCCCCGCAC encodes:
- a CDS encoding citrate synthase family protein codes for the protein MNSLSHDSPWLSAEDAAALLKVRRSSLYSYVSRGLLRAQSMAGQRGKRYLQSDVLRLARQRQTVRNPASLAQSTLDWGQPVMASSLTLVRGGRLYYRGRDALQWAEHASLEQTAEWMWQGVAFEPRPAVDHAAVAPPAGHRPASLPDFACILAAWHAQAQPDQPQALLQAMATALLGAPSHESSQPAHEHLAQRWRLDAPGASSLRRALVLCADHEFNASSFATRVVASTGASLQACVGAGLAALSGPMHGGVTRQIDRQWEAWHAQSTLAPSLALLLRDARSGHAPAGFTGFGHPLYPQGDPRAQAILQQLPPDPGRERLIDQVYAHAGLLPSLDYALVALQRSWRLPPGAAFAVFALGRTVGWIAHALEQRASGQLIRPRAVYSGPDPAADAGSSASASGSGRIVRFR